A stretch of DNA from Globicephala melas chromosome 19, mGloMel1.2, whole genome shotgun sequence:
CCTTGTGACTCCATGCTGCTGCCTGCGGGTAAGCCTTCTTCCCCTATTGCCACCGCAAGGGCCGTCTTGCTGACGACACTCCAGGCCAGTGCCAGCAGGCCCGGGGCGGCCGCTGCAGGGGAGCCTGTCCTGCCAGGGGAGCTTCCGGCCTCCCCCTCCAGGGCTGCTAACCTCACCCGGGCAACCTTTGCCACTCTGCCCATAGGTGCCTGCTTGTGCGCCCCATCGTTCCAGGAGAGGGAGCCTGTGAGTCGCTTGCAGGGGGGACCTGCTGGCCGCATCCAGCCCCCTGGGTGGAGAATGGAGCAGGGTGGGGTGTGCACAGCTCACGCACTGCAGCCCTACCCCTGGTTCCTTATCCTCCTTACCACTGGGTTGCCAGCTCGTCAGTTACTTCCAGAAATGCTCTGTCacaaaatctgtgtgtgtgttttaaagtaACACTGCTTCGGGCTGTATTTGTTTGTGgtgttctctcccttttctccttctctgcccctttttgctttctttctctcttccctgctgCCTCAGGCTTCCCCCATCAGCCTCAGAACCTTGACCCAGTGGTGTATGCTCTCTGCATATTTTAGGGGTCCCGAGGGGGCTTTCAGAATTGGACCCGACCTACcaatcctccctcccccagagtAGTGCTCACAGACACCCCCTTTTGGCCTGTAAATTTGGGGAGGGCGCTTGTGGACTCCCTGAAGGGCCAGCCACAGGTCTGGGCCTAAGAGCCTCTGTTCACATGTCTCCCTGCGTGACGAGACCATTAGCCCCTTGAGAGCAGACACCGGGCCTGCAGTTTCTTTGCAGCATCTCAGCCCAGTGGGCCCTGCTGACTTTGGAGACCCCAGCGGCAGACCAGGGGGCTTACAAATGCTGGACTGTGGGGTGAATTTTCAACCTTGCCCCAGCTCAGAGCCCACCTGCTGTGGTCTGTCCAGGTTCTCTGTCTGTCTCCTTCCATCTCCCCCAACACCCTTTCCTCCTGAGATGCATTAAaatggtgttaaaaaaaaatccacccgaGAGCTCATCTCTATCTGCTAGAAAATGCCACCCACTCATGCTTCCCTCTATCCTCCAAATaacttgtcaaaaaaaaaatgcctttccCAAATTTCAAAACTTGCAAAAGGTACCCCAATTCTTCCTCCCAGGTGCCACcccagtgtgtgtgttttgtcgGTGAAACCTGTGGCTTGAGGAGCCAGCAGGCAGCAGTGCCAGGCGGAGGAGGGTGCAGAGGGCTCTGCTGCAGGCTGGGATGTGGGCAGAATAGTGGAGACCCCAACCGCAGGGGCCTCAGCATCACAGCACCCAGCCGCCTCCTGCCGCAGACGGAGGCCAGGGGATGCAGCTGGTTCAGGGTCCCACCGTGAAAGGGTGGCAGAGCCCAGGTGGGACCTGGCCGTTCCTCCGATGTCAGCCTTTGCCGCCTCTGCCGGCAGCTCATCCTCAAGGGCAGGGCCTTGGCAGGTCTGGCCCAAAACACCCACGGGAGTCTGGCCACCAGCTGGCTATGCCCTGTCCCAGGGGTTGCTGGGAAGGTGGTGGCGTCGTGTTGGCCCGGGGGAGAGGGCAGCTGTATCAGCAGGGCTCCCCTGAAAGCATGTGCCCGGCAAGTCACAGCAGAATAAATTAGCCTGACCAGGTTTCCTGCATCTCGGGGATCCCCTCACCTTCCCTCCCTGCTCAGGTGCGTAGCCCTGGCCTCTCCCAGTGCAGCCCTgcaccttcctcctctcctcgGCCTCTGCTGAAATGACTTCACCTTCTCATttctcctccctgccttcctttttctctccccagaGGCCATTAACTGCTTGATGAGAGCAATTGAGATATACACAGACATGGTAAGGGTCACTGCGTGTCCTGTCCACCCCGTTCCAAGTCCTACCATATTGCCccagcctcccctctcctcctccggcCCTGAGAGCAGGCGGGAGACTGGCAGGGTGAGGGGTGTCACCGGAGCCGGGCTGGGCTGGCTGGGTCCTCACGCAGCTCCTCACCAGCCTGGCTCCTGGTGGCAGCTCCCAGCACGTCACAGGGGCTGGCGGCCCCTCCCCAGGTCCTGCCTCTGGCCCCCCACAGGCCGTCGTTGTCCTCACTCGTAGACGTCACTGCTGTTGGGGTCCTCGCGTATCCGGTGCGTTTCCCTTTACGCAGACACCCGCCGCCAGCGTCCCATTTGATTTGGGGAGGGTAGGCAGGGCCCAGAGTCAGctcagcccctgccctgccccagggagCATCCCCATCGACAGATGAGGTCCAGAGAGGCGGCTGCTGGCCGGAGGCCAGGGAGCCAGGACAGTGGGCCAGAGCCAGGCCCTGGCTCCTGTCAACTCCACTTTTTGCCCCTTCGCACTCTACCTTTGTCAGACCCCTCCCTTGGGCAGGAGCGTGGCCCCTGCCTCCTGCCGGGTCCAGGGCCATGCTGCAGTAGTGTCGTTACAGCGGTGGTAGCGGCTGCCATGTGTTGAAGCAGATGCTCTGAGCTGGGTGGTTTAGTCTCCCCTACAGCAGCCCCGTGAGGTGGGCACTGTTGTCATCCCGTTTGACAGTCAGGAAAGAGGGTCCCAGACAAGAGACGTGACTCGCTCAGGGCCCCACACCTACCACCAGGAGTCGCTGAGACCCAAAACTAGTCCTGGCTGAGCCCAGGGCCTTGCCCCTTCCTGCTGCCCTCAGCAAGGAGGTAGCCATGGACCAGGCTCGTGTGTGAGTGGCGGGCCAGGCATCTGGACCCCCACCGGGTGGAGGCAGGTAGGAGGTGCTCAGCCCCTCTGGGAGCTGGAAGGCATCCTTGGGGAAAGCCCTGGGTGCCTGCAGGGGAAGCTGGAGCAGGGGTTGACCTGTGAGAAGGGCTGTGTGGCCACACGGGACAGGGAGGCCGGGAGGGAGGCTGTCTCTTAGGCAGCGGGGAGCCTGTACCAGGTGACTCTGGGTTGGTCCTTCCGCCTCTCTGGACCATCTGTCACATGCCTCCTTGGGCCAGAGCTTCTGGCAAGTCCCTGTGCAAACGTTACCTCGGTGTTGCTCCATCTGCCTGTGTCCCCTGGAGACTCTGTGGAGGGACATGCCCACTGTCACCCAGTCAGGGCAGCACTCGGACCCAGGCCGCTCATGCTAGAGCCTCCCTTTTAAGCCCCGTGCCCCTCTGTCTCTTGGGACCTTCTTctgcacacctcccctcccaggggcgGCTGAGGATCCAGCTTCGGGGACCCGGAGGGGTGTGGTTGAGCTGGGACGGGGCACTCAGGACGCCCTTCGTCCTGAGGGCTCCTTCCCACGTCTCACCCAGGGCCGGTTCACCATCGCGGCCAAGCACCACATCTCCATTGCTGAGATCTACGAGACGGAGCTGGTGGACATCGAGAAGGTCAGTGGCAGGTGGGGCCAGGCCAGTGGCCGGGGAGGGCTGCCTAGGCCAGTCCTCTGAGACCAGGACAGGAGCACGGGGCACCGGCAGAGCCTGGGTAAAGGGCTCCGGTGAGTCCCGGGCCATATTGCGCCCAAAGGTGATGAAGGCTGCATTGGCCCCTcgccctccccccaccgcccGTGTCTCCCCAGGCCATCGCCCACTATGAGCAGTCTGCAGACTACTACAAAGGCGAGGAGTCCAACAGGTACCCCTCCTGCCCGCCCCAGCCCCTCGGTGAGGGCCCCAGACCCTGCTaccacccacctccctcccctctctctgccccattCAGCTCTGCCAACAAGTGTCTGCTGAAGGTGGCTGGTTACGCGGCGCAGCTGGAGCAGTATCAGAAGGCCATTGACATCTACGAACAGGTGGGGGCAGGCGGGGCGGGCATGGCGCCCCATCCTGCCTGCCAGTGCCCCTCGTCCTGTCTCTCATCCTCTCCagtgccctgccctccccccccaTTCTCTGCACTTCCCTCGGTCATCCCCACGCCCTCACCCTGTGCTCCGCCTGGCTGAACACTCTCTCCACCCACGACCCCATGCGGTGTCACCGCCCTCTTCCTAGACGGGCCCTTCCCACACTCCTCACAGGGCGCTTCCCAGGCGGCCCCAGAGTGAGGCCAACTCTGAAGAACCAGAGTCAGGGAGAGAGTGGGAAGAATTGCAAGGCCCGGGATAGCCAGAGGCAGCTGAGGAGCCTGCTAGAAGGGGCCCGGGAGGGGGTGTCCCCTGGGTATGCAGGCTCCCCTCTGCTGGGcggggagggctggggtggggggggggccaGCCGCCCTGGTGGGCTCAGCCTGGCCAGGAGAAAGGCAGGCAGCTGGCCTCGGAGGAGAGCGGGGCGGGCGCCGCCTCTCATGTTCCCGCAGCCTGCCACCCCTCTGCCCACCGATGTGCCAGCCTCCTGTCGGGCCTGACAGCAGGGCCGCCTCTCCCTCCACCATCGCGGGCGCCTTGGGAAGCCCACGGACACCTGGCCTCAGCCCTGTGGCCACACCCCCACTCCCCATCATGCCCTGGTCCTCGGTCACTCACAGACTGGTTGCTGACTTCCCCAGGGCCGGTCTCTcttctccctgccctcagggTCCTGGGTTAACAGGGCCCCACTGGGGAACAAACCCACTTCCCAGCTGGCCCCCAAGTGCCTGGCAGTGACCCTGGCCCTCTGGCTGCCCGCCTCCTCGTGCCTGCAGGTGGGGACCAATGCCATGGACAGCCCACTGCTCAAGTACAGCGCCAAGGACTACTTCTTCAAGGCGGCTCTCTGCCACTTCTGCATCGACATGCTCAACGCCAAGGTGAGCCCAGGCCCAGGGGCCCACCCAGAGcttaccccacccccccacacacagggTGACTGCCCTTGGAGCACAGTGTCTGTCACTAGGCCGAGTCACCTCTTTCCCCTTCGGAGGGTAAGCCCCTCACTCACGTCTGGCCCCTGGCATTCGGCCTTTGAGCAGGAAATGCTTGTTTCTATCCCTGATTTCACTCGCTCAGTCCCTGTAGCCTTTGAGTTTCCAACTCCCGACTTGCTCAGTGCCAGGCTTTTTCTTTTGTGGGAGCACTTTTTGAGTCCTTACCGCACCCCATGAGGTTGATACCATGgttgccccattttacagttgaagacaCTGAGGCTGAAACCAGAGTCCCTTGTTCAAAGCACATGGCTAGTAAACTGCAGCCCCAGGATTCCAGATCTTTCTGACTCCCAGTGTCATGATTTGAACCAGAGCCTAAATGCCAGACCCGCTTGTTCTCAGGGCTTCTTAGCAAGAGAGGGGTCCGGGCTGGGTGAGGGGTTGGAGAATGGCCAGGGAGAGGAGCTGGGTTCTCCTGGCGTCTGGGATTTCTTGGCGTCTCCAGCTGCCCCATCCTCAGCCACATGGTGTGTCTGAGCCCCACCCTTGCTCCCTTTGCCGGCATCCGGCAGGGCAGGTGAGAGCTTGGGCTTTGGGGTCAGGCCAGTTCAGATCCCCGACACGTCCCCTGTGCCCTGAGGTCACTACCATCTCTGGATCTgttttctactttcaaaatagGGTCACCATCGTTTGACCCTCCCCGGGTCCTCGTGAGGGTTAAACGTGAGAAGTGCCCGGCGTCAGGCCTGACACATAGGATGGGCTGTTATGAGGCAGTACCAGGCAGCTGTTGCCATTGCCCCTACCCTGGGTGGATCGGGTGCAGGAGAGGCACTGAGCACCGGCCTGGggaaccctcctccctcccccaggcccccgccgccccccgtcCCCTGCAGCTGTCTCTGCAGCCAGGCTTGCACTGAGCTCAGCTCCGTGAAGCACAGAGCCCAGTGTCACTGGAGGCTGGGGGGTGGCGCAGACAGCTGACTCGGGGCCAGAGCGGCCCCCGATCCCCTCGGCTGCCGGGCCAGCTGCTCCGAGGGCCCTTCTTTATTAACTTGTCCCCTTCGACCTCCCCTCCACCCTCGCCGACACTCAGCTCGCTGTCCAGAAGTATGAGGAGCTATTCCCTGCGTTCTCCGACTCCCGGGAGTGCAAGCTGATGAAAGTGAGTGCCGGGGGCTCAGGCCAGCGCTTTGCTGCGTCTGCGCTTGGAGCGGGGCGTGTGGATGGGAGTCTGGAGGCTTGGCTCTGGTTAGCACGATCACCGAGATTTGTACAGTACTTTTCAAGGGTCTTTTGTTTCCCCCTCGTCTGCCATTTGGGTCACCAGTTTCTGGATGAGACAAGTAAGATTCAGTCAACGATGGagctgggggcagagctgggaggctgCGGGATCTCACACGCACACGGGCACGCGTGCACACGTGATGTTCTGTGTTAGTGATGCGGAGGGCAGGGCTGGAACACAGCCCCTTTCTTCCTGTCAGCATGGGAGTCCCCCGGACTTTCACTCACCCAGATAGTGTGCGTGTGAATCTCATCCAGGTCAGGCCTCAGGCCAGCCTGGGCCCCTGAGCCCCACCTGCCATTCTCTTGCAGAAATTGTTAGACGCCCACGAGGAACAGAACGTGGACAGCTACACCGAGGCGGTGAGTGGCTGGCAGGGGTGGCTGCCCTTGTCAGATGTGGTCCCATgaatttcacacttttttttttttttttttttttgccgtacgcgggcctctcactgttgtggcctctcccgttgcggagcacaggctccagacgtgcaggctcagtggccatggctcatgggcccagccgctccgcggcatgtgggatcttcccggaccggggtacgaacccgtgtcccctagcatcggcaggcggactctcgaccactgcgccaccagggaagcccaatttcacCCGGTTTTGTCTCCAGTCCCAGCCCCTGGCCATGAACTCCTTTCTCCAGTCGCTGCAGAATCCTCACAAGTAGCCCCAAGAGGTGCGGGGAGTGTTCTCCGCTTTTTAGAGATGATGGCACTGAGGCCTCTCGGGGCCAGAGCTGGGGTTGGAGCCCATATCTGTCTGCTCCTGAAGGCCAGGGTCTTTGCACCACTCAGAGTCCCCCTGGGTGAGCAGTTAAGGCTGTCTCACATCAGGCACTTCGGGTGGTCCTGGatgtgcagggagggagggaatgagtCGCAtcattccctctcccctccccgacagcaggagggaggaggagcaAAGGGTGCCGGAGAGGCAGCATTGGGAGGGTCCCCCTTTCCAGCAGCTTCCCCGATAGAACCGTCCCATGGAGATGTTTCTCCCTTTCCTTACCCTGTTCTGAGCTTTCTGGAACTCAGTTACATCCAGCTTAGGCCCACGTTATGTCTTCCAGACTGTATCTGTCAAGCATGTCTCTCCCTGGGTGCCCATCACCAATCGTAGGCCTCTGAATGATGACAGAGACGAAACTTGTCAGGTCCATCCCGCCGCTTCGTCATGTCTCCAGGCCTCAATTTCCCATCCGTAAAACAAGAaaactggacttttttttttcaaccataaAATCTTTCTTCCCCCCAAGGGAAGCCTCACGCCCAGGCCAGTAAAGACACAGAAGGGAGCCGCCCCGGCTTGGGTCGGGGCCCACGCCTCCCCTTGCTCCTCCTCGGGGACTGAGGCTGACAGGGACACGCCTGGAGGCTCTTGGGAACAGAGACCATGGGCTAGGATTGGTGACAGGGCGGGAGCCAGGCGCGGGGTGGGCCGCCCCTCCTGACACCGGTCCCCCGGCGCACACAGGTGAAGGAGTACGACGCCATCTCCCGGCTGGACCAGTGGCTCACCACCATGCTGCTGCGCATCAAGAAGACAATCCAGGGCGACGAGGAGGACCTGCGCTAGGCCCGCCTGGCCCCCTGGCACCCATCTCCCTGCCCCGTCCGCTctcccccagcctggccctccAGTGAGGATCGCGAAGAGCCCAGAGAGGTGGGACCCGAGACGTTGGCTGCGAGACCTTCCCTACTCCCCGCCAAGGAGTCTCGCAAGCCACGGCACAGGCTCCGCACTGCTTCGGGGGCCCCTGAGGCTAGGCCCGCTGGCCAGACGGTCATACTCTGTTCCCGCCGCATCCCTTGCCCCCTGCCCCTTTATTTAAGCCCCCGGAGGTACCCTTCTCCCCCCCGACACGCAGAGTCATTGATGCAGACCTATTTGCTGTGGGTGCTGCCAGGGGTCAGGGTCAGCATCTGGCCCCCCATCTCCCAACCAGCTGAGTCGTGAGGTTGGTGTCTGTCTCTCTACCTTTGTCCCCCAGCCGAGCTCTGAGCCCACGTAGCCACCGTGATTTGCTGTCACTGCTGGGGGTGGGTTCCTCCCCCAGCCAGCACGGGAGCCTCCCAGCCTCCTGCAGCCCTCACCTCTCAGGGTAGTCCCAGGCCCTGGAGCTCCGAGGGTCATCCCCATGCCCACCCCTCCATCTCCACCCTGCGCTTCGAGGTGTTGTTGGTGGGAAGCTGCAGCTGCctgaggaaggaaataaaagacaacaCTTGTGCATGAGTCTCTTCCTCCTCACCTCTGCTCCCTCCTCACCCTTCAGGGCCTGTGTCCCCTCTCCCTGGCCCTCCCACCTTGGGCTCTGGGTGTGCTTCCTGGGAAAGAAGAGGGCAGGCTTAACCAGGAGGATGGGCTGGGTCAGAGCCTAGAGAAGGGAGGCCCAGGGCTGGTGGGTTTGGGAGCCATGGGCTTGGGATCTTTGAGCTCTGGGCTTTCTGgtccttggtttcctcagctgGGATGATGGGTGCCagtgcccctcccccagagcTGGCGGGAGGATGGATGCATCACCGGTGATGAGAAGGGTTGGAGGAGGCCCACCAAGTCTTCCAGCCTCACACCCCACGTCCGTATTTCCCTGCAGGGAGGGCTGAAAGCCCCAGTGGCACTGTTCCATCTGTTGAAGGGGGGCAGGGAGCGGCTTTGGCGGGCGGAGTACAAGGAGGACCGAGTGGGTATGGTGAGTGGGAGAGGAAACAGCAGGAGCCCTTTGCCCAGGAAAGGAGGGCAAGAATCAGCCACCTCCTCCACACTCCAGCATGTGGGCCTGCCTGTCAGGTGGACAGTCTGATGTGCCTGTGCTTCCACCCGGCACTGGGCTGGGCAGGGCGCTCCCCACTTTGGAGTAGGGGAACAGCTGGAGGAGGGTCAGTGCCCAGTTGCAGACTCAGTGTCACAGTATGTGGCATGATGTCAGGAAGTGAACAGGGGCTGCAGAGGAGGTGCTGCCTGGGAAACCAGGGCAAGCTCCTCTGAGAGCTGCTCCAGCCTAGAGCCTGGAAGGAATTCAGGAAAGGTTCAGGCTCAGTGTGTGTCAAGAGTGGCCTCTCTATGACACCCTGTCCTGCCCCTCCGTCCCCTTCAGCTTTTCCCACAGCTCTAATCGATTGATAATGGCTGCCTAGAGCTCAGTTAAGACTCCTGAGATCTCAGTTTGATTACCAGTGTCTGCCTTGGCACAGGCTGAAGAGTAAGTAGTGTGAGAATCTGTTTGTGCCACCCATGACCTAAAtagtgattctcaaccctggctgtgctttaaaatcatattaaaagtGCTCAAGCTTGGGTTGCGCTCTGATAAATTGTGATTTGATTGAGGTTCCCCACCCTTTTGgttttggagagtttttttccATAGGTGATCCAAATGTGTACTTAGGGTTGGAAACCACTGAACAGGACAGTTCTTTCCTTTCcaacccatttgtttattcattcactcaaatatGAAGGGAATGTGGTTTTGCGGTTACCAAGGGAGGTAGAAGAAGCCTGAAGAAAACATTGTTCAGAAGCAGCAGAACCAGACCCCACCCCCATTTACTCAGCAAGTATCTACTCAGCACCTACCGTGTGCCATGCCCTAGCTCAAACCCTGGGATTACAGCACTAAATAGCATAACCAGATCTGGAGTGGACACGAACTCCTTTCTTTTCACCACCCTCCAGATCCAGTCTGCCTTTGAGAACTCTCCTCTCAGGGCTCTTATGCAACAGTGTCCCAGGTGCTTGGCAAAGGGCCTGGTACATAGTTTTGGGTTCTTAACATACTTACTAAATGCTCGTTCCATGTCAGGCCTTGTGGGCCAGGCGTCGGGGATTTAACTGTGACCAAGGGAGATCCAGTCACTGCCTTCACAGAtcttgcagtgtgtgtgtgtgcgtgtgtgtgtgtgttttctttctgcaTGGAAGGGGGTGACAGAAGATTACTCAAGGTGGCCAGGACAGCTGGCCAACTCATGTCTTCTGGAAATAACATACAGGTATACATAGAGTCCCCAAACCCTTGATGCCCTTCTGGAGACAAAAAAGTATATACAGGAATCCCAGAAGACCTCATCCTGTCTCCACCACTTACTATCATATCAGTCAAGGGACTTATTctccccgagcctcagtttcattCTCCAGAAACTGGGATAATAAACTTCTTTCCAAAGCTGTTGCAACAGTTTATGGAGATAAATTCATACAGTGgtcaataaatgctgaataaatgaacgCGGGGTAACCAGAGCAGGGTAGTTGTGAAGATTCAATGAGCTAATCAGCCAACGTGACTGATTCAGTAGGCTTTCAGTAAAGAAGGTGGTGGTGATTAGCCAGGGTAGATAGCTAGAACTGTTTCCTTGGGGTAAGAAGAATGcatttcaccattttaaaggTGATGTGATTAAAACAAACTATGGAGCTTTTGTGTTTGGGTTCCAATACTGACTGCTgcttctagctgtgtgatcttagacaaattacctgtctgtgcctcagttttttcatcggTAAAACATATCATAGTACCTACCTCAAGCCTGCCTGTGAGTTTTAACTAAAAATTGATAGATGTAAAGgcttagaacagttcctggcacgtAAGGGCTATATTGAGCATTAAGGTTCTTCTTATTCCGTCTTCCGCGCCACCCACAGCAGGGGCCACCACCTCTCATCTTCAGGCCTTAATCAGTGGGCGGCAGTCACCCCGGCCCTGAAAAGGACCAGGAAGGAGCGCGCAGGCGCATTGAGGCAAAGTCTGGTGGGAAGCCCAAGCGGCCCGGCTGGCAGCCATCTTGGTAAAGGGCAGCGTCGACAGCTTCTCTACGTAATCAGTCTGCGCGACCGGCCGGCGCCCGGCGGTCCATGGCGTAGAGTGGGCAGCCGCGGGGGCTACGGGGACCAGTGTTTGAGGGGCGTGATGGGGGAGGCGGCTGTGGCCGCGGGGCCTTGTCCGCTGCGCGAGGACAGCTTCACACGCTTCTCGTCTCAGAGCAATGTGTACGGGCTGGCGGGCGGCGCGGGTGGGCGCGGGGAGCTGCTGGCCGCCACCCTTAAAGGCAAGGTGCTAGGCTTCCGCTACCAAGACCTCCGACAGAAAATCCGGCCCGTGGCCAAGGAGCTGCAGTTCAATTACATTCCCGGTGCGTGGCGCCATGGGGCTGGGGGGCTTGGAATGTAGTGCTGAGAAGGCTTCTGAGGCTCTGTCTGAGCCAGGTCACCAGGATGGGAGAAtgggatcagggtgatggtgattGAAGGGGGTCAAGGCTGGTAATCTGGAGGCATTGAGGTCAGAGGACAGGGCTAATAGAGGCCTGAAGTAGTTAGGGTTCAGGATTCCTCAGACTCAGAAACCAGGATCCCTCTTAccatggtgatggtgatggtgatcaGGACTCACACCGTCCCAGAGGTCATGATAATTTGTGCTGGTCAGAGATGACTGAGTCCTAGAGGTCAGGGCTCACTGTTGATTGGGAATATTGGGATCACGGGTCTGCCTGAAACGTGAACTTTGAactgtcctctcccagtggacGCAGAGATTGTCTCCATCGACACCTTCAACAAGTCACCCCCAAAGCAGGGCCTGGTGGTGGGGATCACGTTCATCAAGGTACCCAGAGCCCTCCACCTATCCATTTTCTCCTCCTTACTGAGTCTGACCCATATCCCTCTTGCTGCCCCTACTCTCCCCTGAGGCCAGTTTCCTCTCCCAGGATTCAGGGGACAAGGGCAGCCCCTTCCTTAACATCTACTGTGACTACGAGCCTGGCTCTGAGTACAACCTGGACTCCATTGCCCGTAAGTGTggcctggagggaaggagggatgaggaagggggttgggggggtgctGTCAGGTCCCCTGTGCCCATCTGCCTGTACTCCCCCTGCAGAGAGCTGCCTGAACCTGGAGCTCCAGTTCACTCCTTTCCAACTGTGCCACGCAGAGTAAGTAAGCCACAGGTGTGATACAatagggagtgtgtgtgtgtgtatgtgtgttgggagGGCGGAGGCTGTAGCAAACTGGAGACCACAAACCTGCCTATAGACAATCAGACTAGTTTGTTTTTTAGAGCATCGTGCATTTAAGGTAGCCACGGACCAGACTTGGCTGACGGGCTACCATTTTGTTATCCCTGAACTAGATAATTTGAGAGTGAATGAGCTCCTGTGCTCCAGATGTGTAGAATTCTCAAGTTCTAACGATCTAGATTTGGGCATTCCAAGACCCAGAAATGCCAATTTTTCTAGAGTTGTGAGCTCTGGGTTTCCAAGATTTGAAAGTTCTACAGTTTGATGATTCTGAGATTCTGTAATATTAAAGCCCTAACATTGTCATATTCCAAGGAGATAGAATACAGACCGTCTAGAATACTGATGTTCTAGAATCCCAGAGTATAAGAATTCCATTCTAGAgctctgaattccaaaacaccaGTGTTCTAGCagaggggttggcaaactttttcttttaaggcaCAGCTTCGGGGTCAAATAATCTCTATCACAACTACTCAAGTTGGCCACTgtagcaagaaggcagccattgACACtgtgtaaatgaatgggtgtggctgtgttccaataaaactttattcacaaaaacagGCCGTGGGTTTTGGATTTGCCCTGCAGGTCATAATTTGCCAACCTCTGGTCTAGCAGATGAGAGTTCTAGAAACTGAAGGTTCTAAAGTACTAATGTTCTGGGTTCTACGATCTGGGTATTCTACCAATTCTGTAAATCTGAATATCCATGATGGCAATTTCCAGAAGCTCTAGCATTtcaaaggagacagaaaacagaacacTGGGGTTCTAGGGTAAAAGAGGTGCTAGTGTTCTGAGGTTCTGCAGCCCATTCTAGAGCTCCATGTTCATTCCTGAATCCACATCCAGAATGAAGATTCTAGCAAGTGAGGGCTCTAGAAACAGAAGGTTCGAAAACGCTGAGTTTCTGTGATTCTGAGACTGGAAAGTTCTAAAATCT
This window harbors:
- the NAPA gene encoding alpha-soluble NSF attachment protein, whose protein sequence is MDNSGKEAEAMALLAEAERKVKNSQSFFSGLFGGSSKIEEACEIYARAANMFKMAKNWSAAGNAFCQAAQLHLQLQSKHDAATCFVDAGNAFKKADPQEAINCLMRAIEIYTDMGRFTIAAKHHISIAEIYETELVDIEKAIAHYEQSADYYKGEESNSSANKCLLKVAGYAAQLEQYQKAIDIYEQVGTNAMDSPLLKYSAKDYFFKAALCHFCIDMLNAKLAVQKYEELFPAFSDSRECKLMKKLLDAHEEQNVDSYTEAVKEYDAISRLDQWLTTMLLRIKKTIQGDEEDLR